The following proteins are encoded in a genomic region of Dasypus novemcinctus isolate mDasNov1 chromosome 3, mDasNov1.1.hap2, whole genome shotgun sequence:
- the RNASE11 gene encoding LOW QUALITY PROTEIN: probable ribonuclease 11 (The sequence of the model RefSeq protein was modified relative to this genomic sequence to represent the inferred CDS: inserted 6 bases in 4 codons) — protein METSSVLLLGMGLVPSGASETTMEIIKEEFSEEEMKYDLAKSGQEKQTTEVSMNVTFFHKNTRLHMPXSLLTLHYNIPKGNSPGHSKEYCNAMMVWRXWFQNFIHETMKMIXQGLQVPSCKCGQKSDISHYESPELETTKCQVNTGXQFPRCQHHSITSLKRMLTVLTSHS, from the exons ATGGAGACTAGCTCTGTGCTGCTTCTGGGAATGGGGTTGGTTCCTTCAGGAGCTTCAGAAACCACAATGGAGATAATCAAAGAAGAATTTtcagaggaagagatgaaatatgACCTAGCAAAAAGTGGCCAAGAAAAACAGACCACGGAGGTATCAATGAATGTgactttttttcataaaaataccAGGCTCCATATGC TCTCATTATTGACATTGCATTATAACATCCCCAAGGGGAATAGTCCAGGTCATAGCAAAGAGTATTGTAATGCCATGATGGTCTGGAG ATGGTTCCAGAACTTCATCCATGAGACCATGAAAATGAT CCAGGGTCTACAAGTTCCCAGCTGCAAGTGTGGACAGAAATCTGATATAAGCCACTATGAGAGCCCAGAATTGGAGACCACTAAGTGCCAGGTGAATACAG AACAATTCCCCAGGTGCCAACACCACAGTATTACCTCATTAAAGAGAATGTTGACAGTGCTGACAAGTCATTCTTGA